CATTTGATGAACTAATTTTTTCAACTGCAAGCAAATTATTATCAACTAAATATTTTTCTAAGTTTTCACTTTTGATACATTCCTCTGTAGCGTCAAGATCAGGAAACTGTGCTACTCCTTCTTCAGAAATTCCTTTAGAAGCTTTATGAATTAATTTTCCGTTAATATTTAATACAATAAGTCCTTTTGTAGCTAAAAATTTTCCAAGACAGGTTAACAACACATTATTTAATATAAAACTTAGATCAAGACTGGAGTTAATTACTCTGCTAAACTCAACAAGTGCAGTAAGATTTCTTTTTACCTTTAGACTTTCATTATCCGGCATTTGTTTTCGCCATTTTTATATTTTTTGATAGCAATACTTCATTATATTTTCCGGGGATTGAAACGTACTTAACATCATCCATAAGCGTTTTCATCAAGTACATCCCCAATCCGCCAACTCTTTTTTGACGATAGTATTTTTGTAAATCAGGTTCAGGAATAGTCTCAGGTTCAAAAGTATTTCCAAAATCAGTAATACTGATTATAAAACGAGAAAGTGTAGATTTTGTTTTGATAATCAATTCTCCATCAGGAGAAGACTTATAAGCATGCTTAATAATATTCGTGCAGGCTTCATCCACAGCAAGTATGATATTTTCCACAAAATCAGCTGATACACCTGCATTAGATGCAGATGTACTAACAAAATCTCTGATTAGTGAAAGATTTTCAGTCTTGCTTTTTACTCTAAGTTTTTTTGTCTTCACTTTATTATTTCTCTGTAAATTTTTGTACAGCTTCCGTTTCTGATTTAAATATTTCGTAAAGCAAAGGAAAACCAAGCAGATCAAAAATGTTATAAACTTTATCGTTCATTCCAGATAGTTTTATATCACCATTGCTCTCTCGTATCTTTTCAATGTAAGCCATAAATACACCTAAGCCCGCACTGCTGATGTATGCAAGTTCTTTGAAGTCAACCACTATCTGGAAACATTTTTTATCTATCAACTCTACAAAGTTGTTTTCAAGGATTGGTGCAGTATGTGCATCAAGATATCCTTTAAGATTTATTATACTTACAGCACCTTGTTCTTTAATTGAGGTGTTGAACTCTGCCATTCTTTAACTCCATCTATGTTATTTTTTTTATGCCACTTAAATATAACTAAAGTTATATCGTCATATTGTGAGTGGTTTCTTGAAAATAATGTAACATCTTTTATAACTTCGTTAGCAATTTGGTTAACAGATTTATTTGAATGTTCAATCAAAATTTCTGAAAATCTCTGCTCTCCAAAATCTTCAAACTCTTTATTTTTAGCTTCTGTAATTCCATCGGTGTAAAAAACTATTGTATCGTTTTCTTTAAAATCTATTTTAATTTCTTCTAAATGATTACTGAATAAAATATTATTTGTAAGCCCCAAACCAATTCCGGAAGGTTTAAACATTTCAACAGAATTATCCCTAACTAATATTGCCGGACAATGACCCGCTCGTGAAAATCGAATAATCTCTTTATCAAAATCAATAATTCCATACAAAGCACTTACAAAATTTTTCTTATTAAGCGTTTGCTGTAATATTTCATTCGCTTTGATTAAAATCTCTTTTGGACTTTCAAGCATACGCGACAACGAACTAAATATTCCTTTAACTTCTGCCATAATAAATGCAGCGGAAATCCCTTTGCCCGATACATCAGCAATTATAAAAGCAAATTTATTTTTTGCTATTTCAAAATAATCGTAGTAGTCTCCGCCAACTTCAAATGCCGGAATGAAAACAGAAGACACAGACAGGTTTTCAAATTTTGGATCTTTAGAAGGCAAGATTTTTTTCTGAATTTCTCTTGCAACATCTAATTCTTTTTCAAGTCTTTCTTTTTCAATTGATTGTTCCAGCAACAAGGAATTTTCTATCGCAATTGAGGCGTAATCAGAAAATGTATTTATTGCAGTTTTATCTTCTTCGTAAAAGATGAGCTCATTTTTTCTGGCAGCAATAAGATATCCTTTAACTTCATTGTAAGCCCTTAGTGGTGAAATAGCCAGACTGCTAAATTTTTCAGAAAGTTGTGATTTGTTTTCAAACTTCTGCAGCGTGCATATTTTGGTTTCAGTAATTTTTTCACAAATTCCGCTCTTAAGTAAATATTGGTTTATCAAATCCGCATCAACGAGTGCAATATTTTTGTTTGAAAGTATTTTGTTGTCCCCATTTTCATTTACAATAATCCAGGCTGCATCCGCACTGCTAACTTTAGTTGTAATATCCGTAATAGTTTCTGCAAGTTCTTCAATATCCAAAACCTGTGTAATTAGTTTGCTAAAGAACTGTAGTGATGAGACTTCATTTGCTTTTCTGTCATAAGCTTCTGCGGTTGGTATATGAAACAATGTGGTAAAAAATAAAACAAGAAAATAAACCGCCCCATATATAAGCACAAGGTTAAATAATTGATAAATGGCAGGTGAAAAAGTCATCAAAACTGTTCCGTTAAAATCCGCTTTACCATTATTAATGAGATTTAAAATAAATAGTGCAGAAATTATGATTGATAGAATAAGCAAAGAAATTTTTTCTTTTTTGGATATGAATGCAATCCAGGAAATTTTTATCGAATTAAAGACTATCAGAATTATCGAAATTATAAAAAATGTGTTATATATAAACTGATACTCTTCTGCGTTAAAAAACAAATTTGAAAGAGCAGATAAAGCAATAAACACAGACATTATAGTGAAATATGTACTTTTTCTGTTTTGCTGTTTATAAAAATACAATTCTTTGTATGCTGCAAAAAAGTAACCTGCAATTCCTAAATACATTAAACCATAAAAAGTATGTAAAAGATTCTCTAAAATTCCTTTGTGCACAAGATTTGAACTGATGTTTTTGATTTGAATATTTAAAAGATTTTCAGCAAACATCATCACCAGAAAAACAAAAGCACTAATAATTCCAATATTTAAAACAAGTGCTGATGGATGAGGATTTTTTTTACCGAGAGATTTAATCAGAAATAAAATTAGAACTACTAAAAGCAGAAAAACTATAAAATCATTTACAATAAAAAAGAGGGTTGAGTTACTACTAAAAAAAAGTAAGCGATAAATAAAAGCAGAAACAACCAGCGAGGAGATAATCCAAATAATAAGATTAAGATTTATTTTAAGGCTGTTAAGGTTCAAGATATTCCGATTTATATTAAATGTATTGCTTGGCTCCTTAAAAATATATCAAATTAATCTACATTTAAAGAAAAGAATTATGAAAGGGATATGGTTTGAAGTGCGGCAAAATAAATGGATTGGCGGTGTTTAATTTTAATCGATTAAACGTAAAAGTGAATTAAATTTCAATTATATGAACATCATTTGAGATGTCTTTATTAATTGTATCTTTTTTATCAGTCTGTGGATCCTTAAAATCTTCTCTAAACTTTTGAAGTTCTTTTCTTAGCTTATCCATTTCTTTTTTTAATTCTTTATTCTGCATAAGAATTAAACTGTCCTTTTTAAAAAATTGAATACTGTTATCGCTTGCCTCTTTATTAATTCGTTCATTCTGTTCTATACGATTTTTATTATTCTCAAGATTCTTAATGTGCATTAAAGAATCAAGGTCAACGTCTGTTCTTCCTTTTTTCTTAGGTGTTACAGATTTGTAGTCGTAATTATAATTCCTGCTTCCTACGGTCATTGGCGGTGAAGGTGGGCGAACAGTGTTAAAATTTTGTGTTGCTTCGTGAAAAACTATTGCAATACTATCAAAATTTGGTAGATTAATTTCAGGAAAATCCATAACAGTATTTTGTAAGCTTACTTTAATCAGATTGGAATCAATCATAATAGAAAATTGATTTTCCCAATTAGAATTCTTTTTTTGTTTATTAATATTTGAATCTATTCTAAAATGATATTCGCGTAAAACAGTTTTTTGTTTATTCAGTTCTGCCATTTCCTCTGTCATCTTTTTCAAATCGTTTTTATACTCAGTCATATCAAAAACAAAATCCTCTTTAAAGATTGAATCAGAAGTACAGAATATATATTGGTCATCCTGTAGCGATTTAGCTTCATTAACCCACTGTGAAATAGAGTGATTATCGATTTCCATTACTTGTTTAGGAATCATTTTATTAAAATCAGATGAGGCATGCTTTTCCGCAAAAGCAAGAATATCAGCAAGTATTAATTTTCTTGTATTCCAGATATTTGGATTGATTGCAACAGCATTCTTATCATTAACTAAAACCAGAGCAGATATCTGATCTGAATATGAACCAATAATCGAATCGATTTTTTTAATCTCATCCTTATCAAAATTTAAAGCACCTACAAATTTTTGTAAATTATTTTCTCTAATTACTTCACTAGCCTTTTTAATTTCAAAAAACTCTGTACCCTTCGCATCATTGCCAAGTCTTAGAATTTGATTATTAGTGTTATCTAACGGAAGTTCTTGATAAACAGCAAAATTAAATATGTCTTCATTAGTTAGATCGGCAGCATAAAGTAGCGGTTGCAAATTTTCTTTATAAAATCCTACAAGATTTGATTTTTGTTGTTTGACAAGATCATCAATTAGAGTTGGATTAAACTTTAACACAGTCATAAGAGCCAGTGTAACTAAAGTCAGTGCTGAGATTGGTACCCATTTTTTAAAATTGAATCGTGCAGAATTTTTTGCATTCAGACTTGCAAATAATCTTGTTTCAAAAAACGGTGATTCTGAAATTCTATCAATCGAATTGCTGGTTAGTTCTTTAAGTTTTTTTAAATCAGCTAATTCTTTTTGTAATTCTAACGAAGATTTAATCTTTTCTTCAATATATTTTTTTTCTTGCTGGGATAGTTCACCATCCACATAAGCCGAAAGTAACTCTATATCTGTATTATTCTTTTTCATAGCATCAACTCTTTTTCAAGAGGTTTTAATATTTTTTTTAACGCTTCTCTAGCTCTAAATATTCTTGATTTTACAGTTCCAATTTCACACTCCATCGTATCAGCAATTTCCTGATAACTAAATCCTTCAAGATCTTTTAACACTAATGGAACTCTCAGTTTATCAGGTAAAGTTGCAATTGCGTTACCAACAATATGTTTTATATCAGTGTCTTCGTTTATCGAATCAAAAACTGGTTCATCATCCCTTAAAGGCAAAAATATGCTTCTAATATTCTTTTTTCTTAAATGATCTTTACATTTATTTATAGTAATTCTATAAAGCCATGTTGTAAACTGTGATTCAAACCTAAAATTCTTTAGATGTCGATAAACAGTAATAAAAACTTCCTGTGCAATATCATCAACGCTATCAGTATTAGATAAAGTCAAATAAATGATATTTCGGACTTTATCTTTGTGCCGTTTTACCAATTCACTAAAAACCACTTCCTCGCCGTCGATAAACTGCTTAATTAGTGAAAAATCGTCATCAAGGCTTAGAATTTTTGGTTGTTGCATATTCTCTTTTTGTTCGTAATCCATAGTTTAGACGTCATTCTATAAATTTAGTTCCTAAAATAATTATTATTATGTTTTTTCAAATACTAAAATTGATAACCGGTAAAAAGACATAAATAATCTTGGGAAATCATGCTTGCATGAATACATAAGCTTACTTAAATTGACCAAGAAATTTTTGGAGATTTTTAATGAAAACAAAACTATTAGAGAAGTATAACGCCGTTATTGTAGAGCTAAAAGGCAATGTTATGGGCGGCGAAGATACTAAAGAATTTAACGAACTTTTGCACAAACTTATCGATGAAGGAAAGAAAAATGTTATTGTTGATCTTTCCGCAGTTAAATTTATGAATAGTTCCGGACTCGGAATGCTCATAAGTGGTTTAACCACAATGAAAAGAGAGAACGGAAGATTAATTCTTGCACACGTAACAGAAAAAATTGAAAGCTTATTAATTATAACCAAGCTTATTACAATTTTTGAATCTTTTGAAACTGTTGACGAGGCTGTAAAAAGCTTTGGTTGATATCTAGTTTTTTCTAGTATTTATTAAACTCCGTATTACTTTAATGCGGAGTTTTTATTTTGTTTAATTTATAAAAATAAAAATCAGGATGATCAGATGGGCGCAACCGTTCTAGTTGGTTCTCAGTGGGGTGATGAAGGTAAAGGTAAGATTGTTGATCTTATTAGCAAAGAATTTGAAGTAGTTGTTCGATATCAAGGCGGCGCAAATGCAGGTCATACTGTAGAAATTGGCGATAAGAAATATATACTTCATCTTATCCCATCAGGAATTTTAAGAGAAAATGTTATTTGCGTAATTGGAAACGGTGTTGTTATCGATCCTACTGCACTTCTCGAAGAGATCGAACTATTAAAACAAAACAATATTGATGTTGATGGCAGATTATTTATTAGTCATAATGCTCATCTAATAATGCCTTATCACAAACTTCTGGATTCTATTAACGAAAGCGGTAACAATAAAATTGGTACTACAGGTAGAGGAATTGGACCTTGTTACATTGATAAATATGCAAGAAAAGGCATTAGAATTGTTGATCTATTAAACAGGACTGAACTAGAAAAAAAGATTCGCGAAAACCTAAAAGAAAAAAACGAGATCCTTCAAAAAATTCATAGTCACGAAGGATTAGATGTAGATGCGATTGTAAAAGAATATCTTGAGTTTGATCTTACAATTGATAAATACATTAAAGATGCACCCGCTTATTTAAATCGTGCAATGGATGAAGGTAAATCAGTTTTACTTGAAGGTGCGCAAGGTACTTTTTTGGATATTGATCACGGAACATATCCTTATGTTACTTCAAGCAGTCCAACTTCCGGTGGCGCTTGTACAGGCAGTGGAATTCCGCCTACAAGAATTGAAAGTGTAATTGGAATTGTAAAAGCCTATACAACTAGAGTTGGCAATGGTCCTTTTCCAACTGAGCTACTTGATGAAGAAGGTGAAAAACTTAGAAAGATTGGCGCTGAGTTCGGCGCAACTACAGGAAGACCAAGACGCTGCGGTTGGTATGATGCCTTCTTAGTTGCATACTCAAAAATGATTAACGGAATAACTTC
The window above is part of the Ignavibacteriales bacterium genome. Proteins encoded here:
- a CDS encoding SpoIIE family protein phosphatase; the encoded protein is MNLNSLKINLNLIIWIISSLVVSAFIYRLLFFSSNSTLFFIVNDFIVFLLLVVLILFLIKSLGKKNPHPSALVLNIGIISAFVFLVMMFAENLLNIQIKNISSNLVHKGILENLLHTFYGLMYLGIAGYFFAAYKELYFYKQQNRKSTYFTIMSVFIALSALSNLFFNAEEYQFIYNTFFIISIILIVFNSIKISWIAFISKKEKISLLILSIIISALFILNLINNGKADFNGTVLMTFSPAIYQLFNLVLIYGAVYFLVLFFTTLFHIPTAEAYDRKANEVSSLQFFSKLITQVLDIEELAETITDITTKVSSADAAWIIVNENGDNKILSNKNIALVDADLINQYLLKSGICEKITETKICTLQKFENKSQLSEKFSSLAISPLRAYNEVKGYLIAARKNELIFYEEDKTAINTFSDYASIAIENSLLLEQSIEKERLEKELDVAREIQKKILPSKDPKFENLSVSSVFIPAFEVGGDYYDYFEIAKNKFAFIIADVSGKGISAAFIMAEVKGIFSSLSRMLESPKEILIKANEILQQTLNKKNFVSALYGIIDFDKEIIRFSRAGHCPAILVRDNSVEMFKPSGIGLGLTNNILFSNHLEEIKIDFKENDTIVFYTDGITEAKNKEFEDFGEQRFSEILIEHSNKSVNQIANEVIKDVTLFSRNHSQYDDITLVIFKWHKKNNIDGVKEWQSSTPQLKNKVL
- a CDS encoding STAS domain-containing protein, producing the protein MAEFNTSIKEQGAVSIINLKGYLDAHTAPILENNFVELIDKKCFQIVVDFKELAYISSAGLGVFMAYIEKIRESNGDIKLSGMNDKVYNIFDLLGFPLLYEIFKSETEAVQKFTEK
- a CDS encoding ATP-binding protein, producing MKTKKLRVKSKTENLSLIRDFVSTSASNAGVSADFVENIILAVDEACTNIIKHAYKSSPDGELIIKTKSTLSRFIISITDFGNTFEPETIPEPDLQKYYRQKRVGGLGMYLMKTLMDDVKYVSIPGKYNEVLLSKNIKMAKTNAG
- a CDS encoding sigma-70 family RNA polymerase sigma factor encodes the protein MDYEQKENMQQPKILSLDDDFSLIKQFIDGEEVVFSELVKRHKDKVRNIIYLTLSNTDSVDDIAQEVFITVYRHLKNFRFESQFTTWLYRITINKCKDHLRKKNIRSIFLPLRDDEPVFDSINEDTDIKHIVGNAIATLPDKLRVPLVLKDLEGFSYQEIADTMECEIGTVKSRIFRAREALKKILKPLEKELML
- a CDS encoding STAS domain-containing protein → MKTKLLEKYNAVIVELKGNVMGGEDTKEFNELLHKLIDEGKKNVIVDLSAVKFMNSSGLGMLISGLTTMKRENGRLILAHVTEKIESLLIITKLITIFESFETVDEAVKSFG
- a CDS encoding adenylosuccinate synthase; translation: MGATVLVGSQWGDEGKGKIVDLISKEFEVVVRYQGGANAGHTVEIGDKKYILHLIPSGILRENVICVIGNGVVIDPTALLEEIELLKQNNIDVDGRLFISHNAHLIMPYHKLLDSINESGNNKIGTTGRGIGPCYIDKYARKGIRIVDLLNRTELEKKIRENLKEKNEILQKIHSHEGLDVDAIVKEYLEFDLTIDKYIKDAPAYLNRAMDEGKSVLLEGAQGTFLDIDHGTYPYVTSSSPTSGGACTGSGIPPTRIESVIGIVKAYTTRVGNGPFPTELLDEEGEKLRKIGAEFGATTGRPRRCGWYDAFLVAYSKMINGITSVALTKLDVLSGFEKIKVCVGYELNGKKLKTFPTNVDHLNLVKPIYETLDGWNVDITSCENYDDLPGKTKDYLDFISRESGIKIDIVSVGPKRKQTFYVE